One genomic window of Halovivax cerinus includes the following:
- a CDS encoding thiamine ABC transporter substrate-binding protein, with protein sequence MRRRTFVGAVMGGALAGGAGCLTRDGDESPGDGYELTGNPESGTLTVATYDSMLDGNDPAGPWLTTAFEDAYPDASIEWTAPENGLNRFIQLEEQDASLDADVFLGVNVDDLARIDDTLAEGGLFLELDVDHLDRADRIRDGLDMGDPHDRVLPFDTGYISLVYDETVVDEPETFDDLTEPAYEDALIAQNAQTSDPGQAFLLWTIDGYGADGYLDYWDDLDANGVRILDDWSDSYYGSYMEEERPMIVSYSTDQVFAAAEDQDMSRHQIAFPNDQGYANPEGIGVFDRASNAALAHTFVDFLLSSDAQAEIAQRNVQFPAVAPEHVDLADDFDRYAHEPPEAVTVGYDRLRGTLDGWIEEWARERTGL encoded by the coding sequence ATGAGACGACGAACCTTCGTCGGTGCGGTTATGGGCGGTGCGCTCGCGGGCGGCGCCGGCTGTCTCACGCGAGACGGCGACGAGTCGCCCGGGGACGGGTACGAACTGACCGGAAACCCGGAATCGGGGACGCTCACGGTCGCCACCTACGATTCGATGCTCGACGGGAACGATCCGGCGGGTCCCTGGCTCACGACGGCCTTCGAGGACGCCTATCCCGACGCGTCGATCGAGTGGACGGCCCCGGAGAACGGCCTCAACCGCTTCATTCAGCTCGAGGAGCAGGACGCGTCGCTCGACGCGGACGTCTTCCTTGGGGTCAACGTCGACGATCTCGCTCGAATCGACGACACGCTCGCGGAGGGCGGCCTCTTCCTGGAACTCGACGTCGACCACCTCGACCGGGCCGACCGCATCCGCGACGGGCTGGATATGGGCGACCCGCACGACCGCGTGCTCCCCTTCGACACCGGCTACATCAGTCTGGTCTACGACGAGACCGTCGTCGACGAACCCGAGACGTTCGACGATCTGACCGAACCCGCCTACGAGGACGCCCTGATCGCCCAGAACGCCCAGACGTCCGACCCAGGACAGGCCTTCCTGCTGTGGACGATCGACGGCTACGGGGCGGACGGCTACCTCGACTACTGGGACGACCTGGACGCAAACGGCGTCCGCATCCTCGACGACTGGTCCGACTCATACTACGGGTCGTACATGGAAGAAGAGCGGCCGATGATCGTCTCGTACTCCACCGACCAGGTGTTCGCGGCGGCGGAGGACCAGGACATGAGCCGACATCAGATCGCCTTCCCAAACGACCAGGGCTACGCGAACCCGGAAGGGATCGGCGTCTTCGACCGGGCGTCGAACGCCGCGCTCGCGCACACGTTCGTCGACTTCCTCCTCTCCAGCGACGCCCAGGCCGAGATCGCACAGCGCAACGTCCAGTTCCCGGCGGTCGCCCCCGAGCACGTCGACCTGGCCGACGACTTCGACCGGTACGCCCACGAACCGCCCGAGGCGGTGACCGTCGGCTACGACCGACTCCGGGGTACCCTCGACGGCTGGATCGAGGAGTGGGCCCGGGAACGCACCGGCCTGTAA
- a CDS encoding ABC transporter permease: MSVPTSPQRRTRTALAAWLERHALTALALVTAGILAVMLYLPVAIVFVEAVVDRGSVTLASFAAVLSDPFYVGDLAGVLADPLAIPEHLAGFRDWLAAVSVSATVRRVPGIGLPVPWLAVDTPGVRFGLFGFTAYQAALSTVASLALGLPAAYVLARYDFRGRRTIRSLTILPFVLPGILVAIGFYATFGRTGTINSLLGLVGLGPYPFIEWNPLAIVIVAHAFYNAPLVARVTVAAWESVDVRRVETARSLGASRRRAFVDVVFPQLRPAILAGALLTFVFTFMTFPIVLALGGLELATVEVWIYDRVRQLALSEAATLAILETIVSLSLTYAYLRYESAQTGLSTGSAAPPRDPLFPDARSVLSPRRLAIVGYGLLALVVFVGPLASLVLGSFTDGSGFTLRHYEFLLERQIEGESFQTLPFRAIVNSLLFGLATLAVAVPMGVVVSVVTTRAGRGGTLVDTLAMLPLAVSGVVFGIGLLQGLVFGIPLPGGWRLQITGSVAIVAAHAVAAYPFVTRTVSPPLASLDPAVVESARALGASRYRALRDVELPLVASGIVAGAAFAFAISIGEFSSTVILATGGDAYTMPVAVERYLGRRSGPALAMGVVLLAVTAASFVVVDRVGGRFER; the protein is encoded by the coding sequence GTGTCGGTCCCGACCTCGCCGCAGCGTCGAACGCGGACCGCCCTGGCGGCGTGGCTAGAGCGCCACGCACTCACGGCCCTCGCACTCGTCACCGCGGGGATCCTCGCCGTGATGTTGTACCTGCCGGTGGCCATCGTCTTCGTCGAGGCCGTGGTCGATCGCGGGTCGGTCACCCTCGCGTCGTTCGCCGCGGTGCTCAGCGACCCCTTTTACGTCGGCGACCTGGCGGGCGTCCTCGCCGACCCGCTGGCGATTCCCGAGCACCTCGCCGGGTTCCGGGACTGGCTCGCTGCCGTCTCGGTCTCCGCGACCGTCCGGCGGGTTCCTGGAATCGGACTCCCGGTTCCGTGGCTCGCCGTCGACACCCCTGGCGTCCGGTTCGGTCTGTTTGGGTTCACGGCGTACCAGGCGGCCCTCTCGACGGTCGCGAGTCTCGCGCTCGGGTTGCCCGCCGCGTACGTCCTCGCGAGGTACGACTTTCGGGGTCGCCGAACGATCCGGTCGCTGACGATCCTCCCGTTCGTCCTCCCGGGGATTCTGGTCGCTATCGGCTTCTACGCCACCTTCGGTCGGACGGGGACGATAAACTCCCTCCTCGGACTCGTCGGCCTGGGGCCGTACCCGTTCATCGAGTGGAACCCGCTCGCGATCGTGATCGTCGCCCACGCCTTCTACAATGCGCCGCTGGTCGCACGCGTCACCGTCGCTGCCTGGGAGTCCGTCGACGTCCGACGCGTCGAGACCGCCCGCAGTCTGGGGGCGAGTCGGCGCCGTGCATTCGTCGACGTCGTCTTCCCGCAACTGCGTCCGGCGATCCTCGCCGGCGCGCTCCTGACGTTCGTCTTCACGTTCATGACGTTCCCGATCGTCCTCGCGCTCGGCGGGCTGGAACTCGCCACCGTCGAGGTCTGGATCTACGATCGTGTTCGCCAACTTGCGCTGTCCGAGGCCGCGACGCTGGCTATCCTCGAGACGATCGTCTCGCTCTCGCTGACCTACGCCTATCTCCGCTACGAGTCCGCGCAAACGGGGCTCTCGACAGGGAGCGCTGCGCCGCCGCGCGACCCCCTGTTTCCCGACGCGCGGAGCGTCCTGTCGCCGCGCCGGCTCGCGATCGTCGGCTACGGCCTCCTCGCGCTGGTCGTCTTCGTCGGCCCGCTCGCGAGCCTCGTCCTCGGGAGCTTCACCGACGGGAGCGGCTTCACGCTTCGCCACTACGAGTTCCTGCTCGAACGCCAGATCGAGGGCGAGTCGTTCCAGACGCTGCCGTTTCGCGCCATCGTGAACTCGCTCCTGTTCGGCCTCGCGACGCTCGCCGTGGCGGTGCCGATGGGCGTCGTCGTCTCGGTGGTGACGACGCGCGCGGGTCGCGGCGGGACGCTCGTCGACACGCTCGCCATGCTCCCGCTCGCGGTCAGCGGCGTCGTCTTCGGGATCGGTCTCCTGCAGGGGCTCGTCTTCGGCATCCCGCTGCCCGGCGGGTGGCGACTGCAGATCACCGGGAGCGTCGCGATCGTCGCCGCCCACGCCGTCGCAGCGTACCCGTTCGTGACGCGCACCGTCTCGCCACCGCTCGCGTCTCTCGACCCGGCCGTGGTCGAGTCGGCCCGGGCGCTCGGCGCCTCACGATACCGGGCACTGCGCGACGTCGAACTCCCGCTCGTCGCCTCGGGTATCGTCGCCGGCGCCGCCTTCGCCTTCGCCATCTCGATCGGGGAGTTTTCTTCGACGGTAATATTGGCGACCGGTGGCGACGCCTACACCATGCCCGTCGCCGTCGAACGCTACCTGGGCCGTCGATCCGGTCCCGCCCTCGCGATGGGGGTCGTCCTCCTCGCCGTCACCGCGGCCAGTTTCGTCGTCGTCGACCGCGTCGGCGGGAGGTTCGAACGATGA
- a CDS encoding ABC transporter ATP-binding protein has protein sequence MTELCLEGVSKRYGTDGNSITPVDAPVGSFSDGDSGTVALRDVDLTVRDGEFFTLVGPSGCGKTTTLRTIAGFEAPTTGRVTFDGEDVTDLAPERRDVGVVFQSYALFPHMTVAENVGYGLRFRDPPAGTSRDERVSDLLDLVDLPEMGDREPSQLSGGQQQRVALARALAPEPSLLLLDEPMSALDARLRESLRRQVKRIQSRLGITTVYVTHDQAEALAISDRLAVMRDGRVEQVGTPRDVYREPQTRFVADFVGDNNVFEGVVQDGGADASSADGLTPVAVGDSTFVLPDLPASADRVTFCVRPEALSRDADDNRFRVDVETTEFLGERVRIHGQWDGRPIVLRLDVAPDGRPPDDALRVGFDPADAHVIAVE, from the coding sequence ATGACGGAACTCTGCCTCGAGGGCGTCTCGAAGCGCTACGGCACGGACGGTAATTCGATAACGCCCGTAGACGCACCAGTAGGGTCGTTCTCGGACGGGGACTCAGGAACCGTCGCACTTCGCGATGTCGACCTGACGGTCCGCGACGGCGAGTTCTTCACCCTCGTCGGCCCCTCCGGCTGCGGGAAGACGACGACGTTGCGAACCATCGCGGGGTTCGAGGCGCCGACGACCGGCCGCGTCACCTTCGACGGCGAAGACGTGACCGACCTGGCTCCCGAACGGCGCGACGTCGGCGTCGTCTTCCAGAGCTACGCGCTCTTTCCGCACATGACCGTCGCCGAGAACGTCGGCTACGGTCTTCGCTTTCGCGACCCGCCGGCCGGGACGTCCCGCGATGAACGCGTCTCGGACCTACTCGACCTCGTCGACCTTCCCGAAATGGGCGACCGCGAGCCGTCCCAGCTCTCGGGCGGCCAGCAACAGCGCGTCGCCCTCGCCCGGGCGCTCGCGCCGGAGCCCTCGCTGCTCCTGCTCGACGAGCCGATGAGCGCGCTCGATGCCCGCCTTCGCGAGTCGCTTCGCCGCCAGGTCAAACGCATCCAGAGCCGGCTCGGTATCACGACGGTCTACGTCACCCACGACCAGGCGGAGGCGCTTGCCATCTCGGACCGCCTCGCGGTCATGCGCGACGGCCGAGTCGAGCAAGTCGGCACGCCCCGGGACGTCTACCGCGAGCCCCAGACGCGGTTCGTCGCGGACTTCGTCGGCGACAACAACGTCTTCGAGGGGGTCGTGCAAGACGGCGGCGCGGACGCGTCATCAGCCGACGGACTCACGCCCGTCGCGGTCGGCGACAGCACGTTCGTCCTCCCGGACCTCCCCGCGTCGGCCGACCGGGTGACGTTCTGCGTCCGGCCGGAGGCCCTCTCGCGCGATGCCGACGACAATCGCTTCCGCGTCGACGTCGAAACCACGGAATTCCTCGGCGAGCGCGTCCGGATCCACGGCCAGTGGGACGGGCGACCGATCGTGTTGCGACTCGACGTCGCCCCCGACGGACGGCCGCCCGACGACGCCCTCCGCGTCGGGTTCGACCCGGCTGACGCGCACGTGATCGCGGTCGAGTAG
- the rio1 gene encoding serine/threonine-protein kinase Rio1, which yields MADEYGLVDTDSAEITGDEWEEIDVSDTEADRIARKRDREFSQFRERLTDADQFKVEQSVFDDATFAALYKLVQDGHVDAFGGPISTGKEANVYQALGPDETDVAVKVYRINASNFRQMRDYLEGDPRFEGLGGKKKDVVLAWVKKEYANLKRAKRAGVRVPEPIATERNVLVMEYIGDETGRAKRLGEVHVENPQTAFEVMREYMRRLYAAGIVHGDLSEYNVVFHDGQLVVIDLGQAVTVHHPNSRDFLERDCTNVASFFRRQGLDVSDDDLLAFVTDPEPDPSRE from the coding sequence ATGGCCGACGAGTACGGACTGGTCGACACGGACTCCGCCGAGATTACGGGCGACGAGTGGGAAGAGATCGACGTCTCGGACACGGAGGCCGATCGGATCGCCCGCAAGCGCGACCGGGAGTTCAGCCAGTTCAGAGAGCGCCTGACCGACGCCGACCAGTTCAAGGTCGAGCAGTCGGTCTTCGACGACGCGACGTTCGCCGCCCTCTACAAGCTCGTCCAGGACGGCCACGTCGACGCGTTCGGCGGGCCCATCTCGACAGGCAAGGAGGCGAACGTCTACCAGGCGCTGGGCCCAGACGAGACCGACGTCGCGGTCAAGGTCTACCGGATCAACGCTTCGAACTTCCGCCAGATGCGCGACTACCTGGAGGGTGACCCCCGGTTCGAGGGACTCGGCGGCAAGAAGAAGGACGTGGTCCTCGCGTGGGTGAAAAAGGAGTACGCCAACCTGAAACGCGCGAAGCGTGCCGGCGTCCGCGTCCCGGAGCCGATCGCGACCGAGCGCAACGTCCTCGTCATGGAGTACATCGGGGACGAGACCGGTCGGGCGAAGCGCCTGGGCGAGGTCCACGTCGAGAACCCGCAGACGGCCTTCGAGGTGATGCGCGAGTACATGCGCCGTCTCTACGCGGCGGGCATCGTCCACGGCGACCTGAGCGAGTACAACGTCGTCTTCCACGACGGCCAGCTCGTCGTCATCGACCTCGGGCAGGCCGTCACGGTCCACCATCCCAACAGCCGCGACTTCCTGGAACGCGACTGTACGAACGTGGCCTCGTTCTTCCGCCGACAGGGACTCGACGTGAGCGACGACGACTTGCTCGCGTTCGTGACCGACCCCGAGCCGGACCCGTCGCGGGAGTGA
- a CDS encoding ankyrin repeat domain-containing protein, which translates to MSTNEYDDVEMAVIQNDIEALNSGLRNVDVNVRAPNQYNLLHTAAVSGKPDMADELIERGIDIDAQDYEDKTPLHRALETEHYDVARLLIEHGANLDIEDEYGNQPLWRAVFKGDTEMAALLVEHGADPTHVNENGKSPLDLAREYGIQELLEALEGERDHE; encoded by the coding sequence ATGAGCACTAACGAATACGATGACGTCGAAATGGCAGTCATTCAGAACGATATAGAAGCCCTCAACTCCGGACTGAGGAACGTTGATGTAAACGTCCGTGCCCCCAATCAGTATAATCTCCTTCATACCGCAGCCGTATCTGGCAAACCGGACATGGCGGACGAACTCATCGAACGCGGTATAGACATCGACGCCCAGGATTACGAGGACAAGACGCCGCTCCACAGAGCACTGGAGACCGAGCACTACGATGTTGCAAGACTATTGATCGAACATGGGGCGAATCTCGATATCGAGGACGAATACGGGAACCAGCCCTTATGGAGGGCTGTTTTTAAGGGAGATACAGAGATGGCAGCGTTGCTCGTGGAGCACGGTGCCGATCCCACACACGTGAACGAGAACGGTAAATCTCCGCTCGATCTCGCCAGAGAGTACGGTATACAGGAACTCCTCGAGGCTCTCGAAGGGGAACGAGATCACGAATAG
- a CDS encoding GH-E family nuclease: MSEERFLEECQNTEHYQPEAPKENMSRKHEGRGGYWKETFGRLQEGGKQ; the protein is encoded by the coding sequence ATATCTGAGGAACGGTTTCTGGAAGAGTGTCAAAATACGGAACACTACCAGCCTGAGGCTCCGAAAGAGAACATGAGTAGAAAACACGAAGGGAGAGGTGGCTACTGGAAAGAAACGTTTGGACGACTGCAGGAAGGAGGGAAACAATGA
- a CDS encoding IS5 family transposase — translation MKRVASVVPTKIARFTKQVVSLSQKAVAGAPRPAFQPGEGGYADWVIVTIHGLKTYLDLPYRRLLDVLAEMPRISRILDLEPAELPDFTTVCARMQPLKMPIWRDFLRLSAQLHDTGDIQAIDATGMDRIAASQHYAKRTNYTFRAVKTTALIDCETGVILDIHCSMKQPHDSQIAWQLLTRNLEKLTILTADKGYDWELLRHKLRSEGVTPVIKYREFGWHGIANNVLLDDTTYHQRSNIEATFFALRRKYGEIVRARTWFGQFRELVLKCAVRNVELALDAATG, via the coding sequence ATGAAGCGGGTAGCTTCGGTTGTGCCTACGAAGATTGCCCGCTTCACGAAGCAGGTTGTGTCGCTCTCACAAAAAGCCGTCGCTGGAGCGCCAAGACCGGCGTTTCAACCGGGTGAGGGCGGCTATGCCGACTGGGTAATCGTGACAATTCACGGTCTCAAAACCTACCTCGATTTGCCGTATCGACGGCTGCTCGACGTCCTTGCAGAAATGCCTCGAATCAGTCGAATTCTCGATTTAGAACCGGCTGAGTTGCCCGATTTTACCACCGTCTGTGCGCGCATGCAGCCGCTGAAAATGCCGATCTGGCGCGACTTTCTCCGCCTGTCGGCGCAGTTGCACGACACCGGCGACATTCAGGCGATCGACGCAACCGGAATGGATCGCATCGCGGCGAGTCAGCACTACGCCAAACGGACGAATTACACCTTTAGAGCGGTGAAAACGACGGCGTTGATCGACTGCGAAACTGGGGTGATTCTCGACATTCATTGCTCGATGAAACAACCACACGACTCTCAGATCGCGTGGCAACTACTCACGCGGAACCTAGAGAAACTGACGATACTGACCGCGGACAAAGGTTACGACTGGGAACTACTTCGTCATAAATTGCGATCTGAGGGCGTTACACCAGTGATAAAGTACCGAGAATTCGGTTGGCACGGCATCGCAAACAATGTCTTGCTCGATGATACGACGTACCATCAACGATCGAATATCGAAGCGACGTTTTTCGCGCTCCGGCGAAAATACGGTGAGATCGTGCGAGCTCGAACCTGGTTCGGCCAGTTCCGCGAACTCGTCCTGAAATGTGCCGTCAGAAACGTCGAACTAGCGCTTGACGCTGCTACTGGCTGA
- a CDS encoding GH-E family nuclease encodes MGRFDFKDENAYPDKKYSIEHRPPYAPGQVEAVWQRAKEESPDGKVRDPNSGDILTWERLKTRGDQWHMGHKEGHEYRYLLE; translated from the coding sequence ATCGGACGGTTCGACTTCAAGGACGAGAACGCGTATCCTGACAAGAAGTACAGTATCGAGCACCGTCCCCCCTACGCGCCTGGCCAGGTCGAAGCGGTCTGGCAGCGAGCGAAGGAAGAGAGTCCCGATGGTAAGGTTCGGGATCCAAATTCAGGTGACATTTTGACCTGGGAGCGTTTGAAGACAAGAGGAGATCAGTGGCACATGGGTCACAAAGAAGGCCACGAATATAGATACCTATTAGAATAA